The following coding sequences lie in one Jonesia denitrificans DSM 20603 genomic window:
- a CDS encoding PP2C family protein-serine/threonine phosphatase translates to MTIALRYSTRSDVGLVRANNQDSAFAGERLLLVADGMGGHAGGDVASALCVASIAPLNNEPVDTSSMLERLGEAVERARIDLVTQARDHRSLAGMGTTVTALLLGENKLAMAHMGDSRGYLLRDGRLTQVTKDHTFVQHLVDAGKITPDEAETHPQRSVVMRVLGDFELDLVPDLSIREARPGDRWLLCSDGLSGFVRFETMEQTLRDVQDIELCSEYLIQLALRGGGSDNITCVVADIYDTDAPDSPLPDRDLPAAIAVGSIAYGEDLPAALDEGGASSESKQLLTEAHDAVVAVIERAEAIRRGDAEPDTHTGSLQLSDTDLAAITDDSPTGARSADSGEDVDIDDVMVPAQPRRRGAVRTLINTFLILALLASAGYGAYWWGSHQYFVGSYNGKVAIFNGFPQSVGPIHLSSVIDVSDVPVNELSAFEAGKVHSTVRAQSLDDAKARVEELAQSITPAPEAGTNPDTTTEPDTPQPDSTTEPSSSTDTKAPATSEGS, encoded by the coding sequence GTGACAATTGCATTGAGGTACTCCACACGCTCCGACGTGGGTCTCGTGCGTGCCAACAACCAGGACTCAGCGTTCGCAGGAGAACGCCTCCTCTTGGTCGCCGACGGTATGGGGGGACACGCAGGCGGTGATGTTGCATCGGCGCTGTGTGTCGCCTCCATCGCTCCCCTCAACAACGAACCAGTAGACACATCCTCCATGCTGGAACGGTTAGGCGAAGCAGTCGAACGTGCGCGCATCGACCTGGTCACCCAAGCTCGCGATCACCGCTCACTTGCTGGCATGGGCACCACCGTCACCGCTCTCCTTCTTGGCGAAAATAAACTCGCCATGGCACACATGGGCGACTCCCGCGGCTACCTCCTGCGTGACGGTCGACTCACCCAAGTCACCAAAGACCACACCTTCGTTCAACACCTTGTCGACGCCGGAAAAATCACACCCGACGAAGCAGAAACACACCCACAACGCTCCGTCGTTATGCGCGTACTCGGAGACTTCGAACTCGACCTCGTCCCCGACCTCTCCATCCGAGAAGCCCGCCCCGGAGACCGGTGGCTCCTGTGCTCAGATGGGCTCTCCGGGTTCGTCAGGTTCGAAACCATGGAACAAACACTGCGAGACGTCCAAGACATCGAACTCTGCTCCGAATACCTCATTCAACTCGCACTGCGCGGTGGAGGCAGCGACAACATCACCTGCGTTGTCGCGGACATCTACGACACAGACGCACCTGACAGCCCCCTGCCCGACCGAGACCTTCCCGCAGCCATCGCCGTCGGCTCCATCGCCTACGGTGAAGACCTTCCTGCAGCCCTCGACGAGGGCGGCGCATCATCAGAGAGCAAGCAACTCCTCACCGAAGCCCACGACGCCGTGGTCGCCGTCATCGAACGCGCAGAAGCGATACGCCGCGGTGACGCCGAACCTGACACCCACACCGGGTCACTCCAGCTCAGCGACACTGACCTCGCCGCAATCACAGACGACTCCCCCACCGGCGCGCGATCCGCCGACTCCGGTGAAGACGTCGACATCGATGACGTCATGGTTCCCGCCCAACCACGGCGACGTGGAGCTGTACGCACCCTCATCAACACATTCCTCATCCTCGCGCTCCTCGCCTCAGCTGGCTACGGCGCTTACTGGTGGGGATCGCACCAATACTTTGTTGGCTCCTACAACGGGAAAGTCGCCATCTTCAACGGATTCCCGCAATCAGTAGGGCCGATTCACCTATCGTCAGTGATCGACGTCTCTGACGTCCCAGTCAACGAACTGAGCGCGTTTGAAGCAGGGAAAGTCCACTCCACCGTCAGAGCACAATCACTGGATGACGCCAAAGCGCGCGTCGAAGAACTCGCACAGTCGATCACACCAGCACCAGAGGCGGGCACCAACCCTGACACCACCACGGAGCCGGACACACCCCAACCCGACTCCACAACTGAACCTTCCAGCAGCACCGACACGAAGGCACCAGCCACCAGCGAAGGGAGCTGA
- a CDS encoding FHA domain-containing protein, whose translation MSALTMTLLRLGFLVLLWAFVYFVVRVLRSDLYGTRIPTSPAAVPAATAPVTPTPTRRKTAGPTRLVVTSGPLSGTTIPLGSSAILIGRSPSCTLVLEDDYSSSRHARVFPQSDAWFVEDLGSTNGTFMGKEKVTGPTPLPTGKPVRVGQSTIELQR comes from the coding sequence ATGAGCGCACTTACGATGACCCTGCTACGGCTGGGATTCCTTGTTCTGCTATGGGCATTTGTCTACTTTGTTGTCCGAGTGTTGCGCTCTGACCTGTACGGAACCCGCATCCCCACATCCCCCGCGGCAGTTCCCGCCGCAACCGCCCCTGTGACCCCCACCCCAACCCGCCGAAAAACTGCAGGACCCACACGGCTCGTTGTCACCTCAGGACCCCTCTCGGGCACCACAATCCCACTGGGTTCCTCCGCCATCCTCATTGGACGCTCACCAAGTTGCACACTCGTCCTCGAAGACGACTATTCGTCCTCACGGCACGCCCGCGTGTTTCCCCAGTCTGACGCCTGGTTTGTTGAAGACTTAGGGTCAACGAACGGAACATTCATGGGCAAGGAGAAAGTCACAGGACCGACACCTCTGCCCACGGGAAAACCAGTTCGGGTGGGACAGAGCACGATCGAACTGCAAAGGTGA
- a CDS encoding FhaA domain-containing protein, translating into MSFLDKFEQRVERAVNSTFSKVFRSDIKPVDLATALRREVDDRAAVFDRSRTVVPNDFTIELSQADFEQVESWGAEMLADELAVNVTEYAASQHYAFVGPVVVSFELTEGLETGHFTVRSSTLRGNVAPGPADPRSSRHPLLDIDGQRYLLTGPVTIIGRGSEADIVVDDPGVSRRHLEISVTPQGVIATDLGSTNGLYVEGHQVPAATLLDGNSLTIGRTRIMFWSGVTDDSSRGDR; encoded by the coding sequence ATGAGTTTCCTCGACAAGTTCGAGCAGCGCGTTGAACGCGCAGTCAACAGCACCTTCTCAAAGGTGTTCCGATCTGACATCAAACCCGTCGACCTAGCCACTGCGCTGCGCCGCGAGGTCGACGACCGCGCTGCAGTATTCGACCGTTCCCGCACAGTCGTCCCCAACGACTTCACCATCGAACTGTCCCAAGCAGACTTTGAACAAGTCGAAAGCTGGGGCGCTGAAATGCTCGCAGACGAACTTGCCGTCAACGTCACCGAGTACGCCGCCTCACAACACTATGCGTTCGTCGGGCCAGTGGTCGTGAGCTTCGAACTCACCGAAGGCCTCGAAACCGGGCACTTCACCGTCCGCTCCTCCACCCTACGAGGAAATGTCGCCCCCGGTCCCGCCGACCCACGCAGCTCACGCCACCCCCTCCTTGACATCGACGGGCAACGCTACCTCCTCACCGGTCCAGTCACCATCATTGGCCGAGGCTCAGAAGCAGACATTGTCGTCGATGACCCCGGAGTGTCCCGGCGGCACCTGGAAATTTCGGTCACCCCACAAGGAGTGATCGCAACTGACCTCGGGTCCACTAACGGCCTCTACGTCGAAGGCCACCAAGTACCCGCCGCCACCTTGCTCGATGGAAACTCCTTAACCATCGGTCGGACACGCATCATGTTTTGGTCAGGTGTGACCGATGATTCCTCTCGTGGAGACAGGTGA